A part of Aegilops tauschii subsp. strangulata cultivar AL8/78 chromosome 2, Aet v6.0, whole genome shotgun sequence genomic DNA contains:
- the LOC109734261 gene encoding L10-interacting MYB domain-containing protein-like — translation MEKTAKKAARKADKGDKTDKALWDAYHTRTFCELCAREVEAGNRPGAFLSPRGYKNLGESWLQITKKSYVRMQFKNRWENLKTMYCQWKQLQIDASGLGWNAKLGTIDADTDWWNTHLMKHPEHAKYRNAGPPNLAEMDLMFDDRHVTGAESAIPGEIPLDKEEVTIDDDSDSAEDDDEVIKAKPKKQRKTKSCKDDFSA, via the exons ATGGAGAAGACAGCGAAGAAGGCAGCGAGGAAGGCAGACAAGGGAGACAAGACAGACAAGGCACTTTGGGATGCATACCATACTAGAACATTTTGCGAGTTGTGTGCGAGGGAAGTTGAAGCAGGCAATAGGCCGGGGGCGTTCTTGAGTCCTAGAGGATATAAGAATTTGGGGGAGAGCTGGTTGCAGATAACTAAGAAAAGTTATGTGAGGATGCAATTCAAGAATAGATGGGAAAATCTCAAAACTATGTATTGTCAATGGAAACAATTGCAAATTGACGCATCTGGACTTGGATGGAATGCTAAGCTAGGAACCATTGATGCTGATACTGATTGGTGGAACACTCACCTAATG AAACACCCAGAGCATGCAAAGTATAGGAATGCAGGACCACCCAACTTGGCTGAAATGGACCTCATGTTTGATGACCGTCATGTCACCGGTGCCGAGTCCGCTATCCCCGGTGAGATACCATTGGACAAGGAGGAAGTCACTATTGACGATGACTCTGATAGTGCAGAGGATGATGATGAAGTCATCAAAGCAAAACCAAAGAAGCAGCGCAAGACCAAGTCCTGTAAAGATGATTTTTCTGCTTAG